The Rattus norvegicus strain BN/NHsdMcwi chromosome 2, GRCr8, whole genome shotgun sequence nucleotide sequence CTCAGCAGGTAAACAAGTGTGAAGACTCACATTTGTTTTGATCTCCACATATTCTCCAACACATACCATATACaggcaataattaaaaaaaattagggtgtgcagaggtggctcagtggttagagctttgactgctcttccagaggtcctgagttcaattcccagcaaccacatggtggctcacaaccatctgtaatgggatccgatgccctcttctggtgtgagcaacagtgtgctcacataaaatcatctttttaaaaaattagaaccTTCATCTCTGTGTCaaaggaggctagagagatggcttagcagttaagagcactgcctggtcTTCCTAAGGACCGGGGTTTGGGCCTGAGCACTCACACAGCTCATGgttgtttgtaactccagctccagaggattcaTTGCCCACTTTGGCTTCTGGACACCAGGGAGTCCTCTGGTTCAGAGGTACATGGAGGCAGAtattaaaccttttaaaaaaatttttaaaactcaCAATAAATTAAATTCAAATTCTAAGGGTCAATTTTACTATATATATCTAATTTTTAAGCagcatataattttttaaaaatgcttatgagtatgggtgttttgtctgtgtgtgaagTCTGCACCatcatgcatgcctggtgcctatgaAAACCAGGAGAAAGCCTTGGATAGAGATAAAATCAATAAGAAGATAATGATTCCCACTCGTCAGACTTGTCTTGTTGAGTCCCAAACTTAGTGacaagtcagagaaagatttgacaggataTGCCCATACCTTAGAAAAATAAGTGATGTCAGCAGGGCAGTAGtacggatctctgagtttgaggtcagcctgatctatagagcaagttctaggacagccaggggtacacagagaagccctgtcttgggaaaaaaagagaaacattgtTGTCCTACCCTGCCAATTCTGAGTGGTGCTTGCTTTGTGCCATAGCAGAAAACTAATCAGGTAAAACTggattacaaacaaacaaaatgaaacagcaAGACACTTGAGTGACCCAGGATATAGTCCTGAGTTCTTTTGGGTAACTGTCCACTCTTACTATGGTCACCGAGAGTCCAGTCTCTCCTTGCAATGCAGACCTGAAGTAGATGAGAAAGGTTTGTCAGGATATAAAACAGAgtgttacaggatatttgatcacagtgTGAATctcaagattgtgttatttactgggaaAACAAAACTTTCTAGTTGGCTCAGCCTGTAGCACGCACCTTTAATTGCAAACAGTGAAGGTAAAGttatttgtagaaggaagtaccCATGTTTGAAAGCAATCAAGTTGCAAAGGGACAAATCAGAAAGATGTGACATTAAGATATGGTCAACTCTCATGAGAATAGAAAAGGGAGGCTACTTGAAGAAAGAGAGCAGtatagaaagagagaagaaaggagccaGTTTCACCCAGAGAGTTTTTACAGAGACAGGATGCAGACAGAGAACAAGCTTGACACAAGTGAAGACagacaagccagagaatgagaaggagccagaagattagaacagacggCCAAAGTAAGTATGAGACCAAGCAGACCCATtcagtcagaggctgagagaagcaGGATCAAATCAGCTTGGAGACCGGTTTGAGCCTGAACAGCTGTGTTGAACCAGCCAGGTcatgttcagaaagaactaggaaggggtgagctTGTTCAGTactaagtctcagaggctgaaacattctaggTTTGgataagattgtatggaggctagaagcttctaggacttggcctaggttagcagacagcgGCAGTATGCCTCACACTACATTTACTCCAGgagaaaataaaagttacttttacaaggGAGAAGTCATCAGCTAGGAGCTATGACAGAATACACCGGTTACCATCTTTGTGAGCTTCTAGTGTAGTTAATTCGTGTACAACTTAAGCACGATTCCTCTTAAATTCCATCTGTTGTCATTTGAATCTGATGTATTTGGGAGtttgtttgagaaaagttctcactgGATCCTGAATGGCAAGATTGAAGGTGTTTACTTCATAGTTGACTGTTTTcgacttaaaataataataaaggggaGCTGGAGTGATGACTCAGCGGTTGGAAGCACCGGCAGCTCTTCCTGAGTTCATTCAAGTTCCAGCAACCACAAGGcacttcacaaccatctgtgcaTTCCGATGCCCTCTTGCGGCCTATCGGGTgtgcatgcagatagagcacagtaatagaaatagtaataaagatttatttttattgttcttaatTGTGTGTAGGTGTCTGTATGTACTTGTGAATTcgagtacccacagaggccagaggcatctggCCCCCTGAGgttggagttgcaggcagttgtaagctgcccatgtgggtgctggaaacagtTGTCCCCCGGGGGCACTCCATGCTCGTGACCAAATGCCTTCTCTTTCGCCCCATAGATTTATGTTCCATACAGGGACACTGAGTTTGTGACACTTTTAAGAGTTAGAGCCTAGGTGGCCGAGGTGCTGGGGACTCTCCTTGACAGTTACTGCTGCCCTCTACTTCCTGCTGGTCACCATGTGAAGCAGTGGCAGATGCAAGCTCCCCTACCCCAGGCCCCTACTCCTCACCTTCCCTGCCTCCAAGAGGGTGGACATCTCCTGAAAGCAGGAGTCAGGTATTTTCAGTTAAGTCTCAAACCCAGGACAAATGGCTAACAGAGGTGCCTATCTAACATTATCAAAGTGGACCAGGTCTCCAGCTTCCCCCAGCATCCCTCACTCCCTACCTGGTTCAGGGTGTTCAGCTAGCCATTTGTCCTGGGTTTGAGACCTAGTAGGCCCAGCAATGAGAAAGGTACCACTTCCGTACAGGACAGGGATTTAGTTCCTAAGACCGCATCCTTTGGCTGCTGCAGCTGATGGCCTCAGATGCCTTGTTTACGTGATCAGGGATGCCCTGCCCTTCCCAGCTCTATCCTTTTCAATGTCCTGAGCACTCGGTGACGTTGgcaaggaaaggaagaaacaacaTCGCTGTGGATCAAGTCTTTCACACCAAGGCAACttaaggggttttttttttttagagttatGTTCTGCAAACTGAGTATTTATCCCAGGAAAACAGAAGTCTCACCGGGTGCAAGAGAGAGAAATTCACCCTCAATTGCAACCTGTAACAAAATAGGAAATAGATAAGAATTTGACTATATATCATGCGCTTATAGTGGCCGCAGTATAATTAAGTCTAGATTGCAGTTAGAATGAGGTTGTCTGCCTTACCTACTGAAACAAAGTCTCTCCTGAAACTACCTGTGAGTTGTTGAAAGTTCTACCGTTAAATGTAATGCCCCCCTACCCCTTAATTCAGTAGGAGGGACCAAGGGCAGGGCCACGCACCTGTTGGGCAAGCATGCAACCACTGAGCTCCGTTCCCAACAGCCCTGATCTGTCGTCTTCTCTGTCCTTTGTTCTGGTTTGGAGACAGTCTTTtctatccctggctggcctaaaacttgctTAGTAcctaagaatgaccttgaactcctgattatCCTGAGTGCTTTGATTATAGGCATTCGATAAAATGCCTGGTTTATCAAATCCAGGGCTTCGTGCACAGTAGTCATTCAAGAGGACTGGGTAGGTGCATCTCTTGAGTTCAGTGCCAGCAAGagatagagtgagaccctgtcttaaaaggggacggaggtgggggctggagagatggctcagtggttaagagcactgtctgctcttccagaggtcctgaattcaaatcccagcaaccacatggtggctcacaaccatctataatgagatccgatgccctcttctggggtgtgtgaagacagctacagtgtacttaaaggGGAGGATGGAGGTAACCTTTTAAGAGAAAGTGTCTGGACCAGGCTGTGTTggtcatacctttaatccagcatttggtaggcaaagaggcagagacagacaaatctcGGAGGTGGAGAACAGTCTGgtttgcagagtgagttccaggacagagaaaccctgtcttgaaaacccttCCCATCCCCATGtatttagggctagagagatggcttagtggttaagagttcaTCCTGCTCTTTTAGAAGGCCAGAGTTAAGCTCCTAGGAATTACCTCATGGCTTACAGCCGGCAACCCAAAGTACCAGTTACAGTTCAAGACTTCTGGCCTCAAGAATaatacacacaattttaaaactaaaatatttatttatttatttatttatttatttatttatttatttatttatttatttattgttttgagacagggtttttctgtgtagccttggctgtcctggaactcactctgtaaaccaggctggccttgaattcatagagatgtgcccgcctcccaaatgctggaattaaaggcgtgtctCACCACCTctgggcaattttttttttttaatgtaaaagttTGATATGAGTTGGGGCTTTGTGGCACATCCTGTCATCCAGAGGATGAGACCAGAGAGTTCCTAGTTCAAAGCCAGGTTGGTCTGCATCAGGTGACTAGAGCACAAACAAATTAAGTTTGAGATATGTTGCAGCCCAGGTTTCCTAATAGGTAAGATCCAGTTTTCCGTTTGGCCCTTGATGTCTGTTGACCATCCCTCATTGTATCAGTGCCCTTTCTTGATCTGAAGAAATCATCGATGGGTTTCTTCACATCTAGAGTTAAGTCAGTGAAAGCAACGTAGGAAGCACTAACTAACGAGCTCCTGTAACTCTCTTGCAGGGCACTTGTACGATGGCTATGATGAGGAGTATGGCTGCCCCATCCTAGATGAGGACAGGGTAAGTACCATGAGCCGAGGGCACATCTGCCGGGCACACGGGCAGACTCACTCCCATCTtcatggtatttgtgtgtgttcgtTCCAGGTTGTGGACGAGTTAGAGCCTCAGATGACAGAGGGCGGCGTGATCGTTGATTACCACGGTTGTGATTTCTTTCCTGAACGCTGGTTCCATATAGTGTTCGTGTTGAGGACAGACAATGGTATATTGTACAAACGACTTGAAACAAGGTAAGGGGAAGAAGAAACACTGATGTTGTTCTTGAAACAAATAGATTTTATTCAGGTTCATGAGGTTGCCTGATTCTACTGTGGGAAGACTGTTTGAAAAGCTTTATTTGATCTCTGTAAGCTAAGTCTGTGGATATGGTTATACTCAGCCAGAGACATTTGTAAGGCCTAGGTAAGTACTTCCTGAGTAACAGAATACCTCAACTGAATGTTATTTTCCCCAAGACTGTGTAGTCCTGTCtttcctgtaactcactctgtagaccaagctggccttgaactcctatcacctgcctctgcctctgcctcctgagtgatgggaataaaggcatgcaccaacaCTGTCCAGCTTCAACCGGAACTATCATGTTTTATCCTCTGTAAAAGCCTTTCCTAGGAAAAGGACCAACCACTGGTATTCTGTGTTTAAATCCTGTCCATTCAAATTATCACCATACCAACAGTGGGAAAGCTTTTGAAAATTAACACAGTATGTGCGGGGCATTGTGACACACACCCTCGATCCCAGCTCAAAAGGACTTCCAGGAACAAAATGCAGTTAGGCTGGTTCTTCGGGTAATAAACTGTAATAAAACTTCTTTTTGTCAAGGGCTCCAAATGGGCCTGGTGGCTTTTGACAGAGGGGTACTATGTGGTGGTCCTCTGGCCCTTAACTTGTAACTGGGTATTTAGTTGGTCTATATACTGCCTAAGCATTATGTAAGTTACTTTTATTACCTTTGAGATTGGCAATTTTATGCCAAGTTATCCAGTTGATGGGTGGTATTCCACACTTTCCTCTTGTGTGCACTGTGCACTATCTGTCTTTATCATAAATCCTTGCCGTGGGTCTTTTTAATTTCCTAGCCAAGAATCTggcttgaggggctggagagatggctcagtggttgagagcacttgactgctcttccagaggtcctgagttcaattcccagcaaccacatggtggctcacaaccttctgtaaagagatctggtgccctcttctggcctgcagtcacatatgcaggcagaatgctatatatagaataaataaataaatctttaaagaatcgcgtcgctccaaaaaaaaaaaaaaaagaatctggctTGAGGTAGGGACTTGTTTATTGTCCAGTTGATTGGTAATTATTTGAGCAGCTAATCAATTAGCACTTGATCTAGATAAGCCTAAATGGCAGTCTCATAATTGCCAGTTTAGCCCTCATGTCAAGAAGTCTCTCATACATGCTAGTCTGTTTCCTCTGCATGGAGCGAGTACGAGAAGGATTTCTGTGTAAATTTTGATATATCCAAAAGTGTCCAGTTTCTAGGTTGTTCCCGAAGTTATAGTTAATGCTACTGTGTTTGCTTAACCTCTCTTTGCCTTCCAGGGGTTATCACGAGAAGAAACTACAAGATAATATTCAGTGTGAGATTTTTCAAGTTCTCTATGAAGAAGCCATGGCATCTTACAAAGAAGAAATTGTGCATCAGCTGCCCAGTAACGAGCCAGAGCAGCTAGaggacaatatcaaccaaatCTCAAAGTGGATCGAGCAGTGGGTGAAAGACCACAACCCTTAACTTAGAGGCCGGGCAGCTGGGCAGCCAGGCCACCGCAGTCCACACCTTCAGTCTCAGATCTTAGGAGGCAGCAGccggtctacacagtgagttctaggccagcgaGGGCTGCACAGTAAGACTCTGTTTCATAGAAAGAAGACCTGGCCCCAGTCACTCGGTCCACACAGTACAAATGCCTAAGGATGAGCAGAAGAAAACTTGGGTTGCAGCTCTAGCTGCTGcctggtttctttttctccatgagAAAGCTTAAACAATCTCAGATATGAATATAACTTATTAAAGGTTGAAAATTGCCTTCAAATTGAATTGATAATAAATCTGATTAATGGGTACATATCTCTTAAATTTAATCACTAAAATGTAGGTGATcgcttaaaataaaaatggaaaattaaagATACAACGTCagtgttacttttttattttgaaaaaattagGGGGGGCCGCTGAGGTGGCTGAGTAGGCGTGAGCACCTGACTGAGcccaggacctgagttcagagtcTGGGACCCACAAAGAGTGTTGGctgtagggctggagagttgatggctcagcggttaagagcactgactgctcttccagaggtcctgagttcaattcccagcaaccacatggtggctcacaaccatctataatgggatctgatgccctcttctggtgtgtctgaggatagctacagtgtactcacatacataaaataaataaatctttttttttttttaaaaagtgttggctgtaaacccagcactggggacagGAACAATCCCTGGGACAAGCTGGCTAACAGTTGTGGGGAGCTGAGTAAGATTCCCATGAACGAAGTCTGAGTGGATGTGTACCAGACACGAGCACAGCCACGTCATAGACCCCTTAGCCTCAGACCCACAGGAGAGCCTAATTCCCACGGCGCAGGCTCAGAGGGATCCCAAGCCTTTCTGTGGTTAACGTGGATGTTGACCATGCAGAAATGTGCCCATAACGTTCTCCCTGGGTATTTCCGGCATAGAGGCTGTTCTGAGATTAGCTAACGCTGTCTCCTTGATCCAGGTGTATACCATAAACACTGCCTCCTTTCTTGTCTGTGACAATGCCACCTCTCTGTTCAGCTGTGTGCAGGAGCCTACCTTCAACAGAGTGAGCTACAGGGTGCTGAGGCTTTCCATCACAGGGCCCAGTCCACCGGATACCCCGCTTttccgtctgtctgtcttcatccCCTTGCCACTCCTAGTCAGATCTGTCCCTGGAGCTGACGCTTGTTCCATATACAGAATTTATTTGGTATAAATGTCACACTAGCCTTCTAGCCCACCTCTCTCCCCAGGTCACCTCCCTCTAGGAAATAACGTTACCGGTTTCTCGTATATTTCAGAGATTTGATGCTTATAaaacatgtgtatatattctttaaaaaaaaaaaaaactacgaCTGAGAAAATAGCTATCAGTTTGCAAGGACAAGAGTTCGATTCTCAGAACCTTTTTAAGAACATGGGTTTGGTGGCCTGCACTTCCTTGTAACCTGAGTGCAGAAGAGGTGAGACAGGTGGCTGACTCACTAGGGCTCTGGGCTAGCCTAGCCTACctcatgagttccaggctaaagtcttaaaaataaggtgacttatttttaaaatattttatgtcttatttttaaatgtcttattattttaaaaataagatgtaaGGTGCCTGAGTAACAGTctccaaggttgtcctctgacctccgtgtgcacacacatattgtgtattttaatttatgtgaGGACTGTATTATCTCAGAAAATACAGActtctcaattttatttttcagataaaTTTTTACCATCTTAAAATTCAGATTTAATAGCCCAGCGTTGTTGGCagatgcttttaatcctagcactagggggCAGATGCAGATgagtctctgaatttgaggccagcctggtttacaaaacaagtcccagggcagccaggatagagaaatcctgtcacggaagaaaagaaaatctgattTAAATTTTGGTGACTTAAATGTACAG carries:
- the Ak6 gene encoding adenylate kinase isoenzyme 6, producing the protein MKLPNILLTGTPGVGKTTLGKELASRSGLKYVNVGDLAREGHLYDGYDEEYGCPILDEDRVVDELEPQMTEGGVIVDYHGCDFFPERWFHIVFVLRTDNGILYKRLETRGYHEKKLQDNIQCEIFQVLYEEAMASYKEEIVHQLPSNEPEQLEDNINQISKWIEQWVKDHNP